A single Pseudanabaenaceae cyanobacterium SKYG29 DNA region contains:
- the ileS gene encoding isoleucine--tRNA ligase, whose protein sequence is MTTTHDYKDTVNLPQTEFPMRANAVEREPQIQQFWQEHRIYESLASSNPGEKFVLHDGPPYANGSLHMGHALNKILKDIINRYHILRRRKVNYVLGWDCHGLPIELKVLQNIKPEERKKLTPLQIRQKAKEFALSTVAEQAAGFKRWGVWGDYENPYLTLTPEYEAAQIGVFGAMVLKGYIYRGLKPVYWSPSSQTALAEAELEYPEGHTSPSIYVAFPVVKDERGLLPTDKPAYAVIWTTTPWTIPANLAISVNPSLSYSLVAEGERYLILATDLLTSLQQKLERSLAVVCQFVGKDLEGIICRHPLFDRSSPIICGNHVTAESGTGLVHTAPGHGQDDFVVGNKYHLGVLSPVDDYGVFTAEAGQFAGLAVLGDGNRAVIAALQEKGVLLKEEPYVHKYPYDWRTKKPVILRATKQWFASVDGFREQALRAIKGVKWIPPVGENRITAMVQERSDWCISRQRAWGVPIPVFYDKETEEYLLNEETIAHIQNIFRERGSDAWWELSVAELLPEKYRKDADRYRKGTDTMDVWFDSGSSWAAVAKQRPELSYPADLYLEGSDQHRGWFQSSLLTSVAVHDQAPYKAVLTHGFVLDEKGQKMSKSLGNVIDPMVIINGGKDKKQEPAYGADVLRLWVASVDYTSDVPIGKTILAQIADVSRKIRNTARFLLSNLYDFQPQQDSVKYEELEEIDRYLLHVIYTVGQEITHAFDSFQFYRFFQTMQNFCTVDLSSFYLDVAKDRLYIRAPKSRLRRACQTVLAAALELVTKGIAPVLCHTAEDIWQYYPYPTPTKSVFQSGWYEFPSAWCNPELNDRWTKLLHVRGEVNKVLEVARNEKMIGSSLEAKVLLQVQDEGLKAILSSVAEDLRYLFITSQVYLVEEMPPVPHQLTTEELTIGVDHAEGQKCARCWNYSVKVGTFPEHPTLCERCVEALEALQ, encoded by the coding sequence ATGACTACTACCCACGACTACAAAGATACGGTTAATTTGCCTCAGACAGAATTCCCCATGCGGGCTAATGCCGTGGAGCGGGAGCCCCAAATTCAACAGTTCTGGCAAGAACATCGTATCTATGAAAGTCTGGCTAGCTCCAACCCAGGGGAAAAGTTTGTCCTCCATGACGGACCGCCCTACGCTAATGGTAGTCTGCACATGGGTCATGCTCTCAATAAGATTTTGAAAGATATTATCAATCGCTATCATATCTTGCGAAGGCGTAAGGTCAACTATGTCTTGGGTTGGGATTGTCATGGGCTACCGATCGAGTTGAAGGTTTTGCAAAATATCAAGCCAGAGGAGAGAAAGAAATTAACTCCCCTACAGATCAGACAAAAAGCGAAGGAATTTGCCTTAAGTACGGTGGCAGAGCAGGCGGCAGGCTTTAAGCGCTGGGGGGTGTGGGGGGATTACGAAAATCCCTATCTCACCTTGACTCCTGAGTATGAGGCTGCCCAAATTGGTGTGTTCGGGGCGATGGTGCTCAAGGGCTATATCTATCGGGGTTTGAAGCCTGTCTATTGGTCGCCTAGTTCACAGACGGCTTTGGCGGAAGCGGAGTTGGAATACCCTGAAGGTCACACTTCCCCCAGTATCTATGTGGCTTTTCCTGTGGTGAAGGATGAACGGGGGCTGTTACCGACAGATAAACCTGCCTATGCTGTTATTTGGACGACTACTCCCTGGACAATTCCTGCCAATTTGGCTATCTCTGTCAATCCTAGTCTTTCTTACAGTTTGGTGGCGGAGGGGGAGCGCTATCTCATCCTGGCCACGGACTTGTTGACCAGTTTGCAACAGAAGTTAGAACGGTCTTTAGCGGTTGTCTGCCAGTTTGTAGGGAAGGATTTGGAGGGAATAATTTGTCGGCATCCCCTGTTTGACCGATCGAGTCCCATTATCTGCGGTAATCACGTGACGGCGGAGTCGGGGACGGGTTTGGTGCATACAGCCCCTGGGCATGGGCAGGATGACTTTGTGGTGGGGAACAAGTATCACTTGGGGGTGCTGTCGCCGGTGGATGACTATGGGGTGTTTACGGCGGAGGCAGGGCAGTTTGCGGGTTTGGCGGTGTTGGGGGATGGTAACCGAGCGGTGATTGCTGCTCTGCAGGAGAAGGGAGTTTTATTGAAAGAAGAACCCTATGTGCACAAGTATCCCTATGACTGGCGGACGAAAAAACCAGTAATCCTAAGAGCCACAAAACAGTGGTTTGCTTCTGTGGATGGGTTTAGGGAGCAGGCATTAAGAGCAATCAAAGGAGTGAAATGGATTCCTCCTGTAGGTGAAAACCGCATTACGGCTATGGTGCAGGAGCGATCGGATTGGTGTATTTCCCGCCAGCGGGCTTGGGGTGTGCCCATTCCTGTCTTTTATGACAAGGAGACGGAAGAGTATCTGTTAAATGAAGAGACGATCGCTCATATTCAAAACATCTTTCGGGAGCGGGGGTCGGATGCCTGGTGGGAACTCTCGGTAGCCGAGTTGCTGCCTGAGAAATACAGAAAAGATGCCGATCGCTATCGCAAGGGGACGGACACCATGGATGTGTGGTTTGATTCGGGGTCTTCCTGGGCGGCGGTGGCAAAACAAAGACCGGAGTTGAGTTATCCTGCTGATTTGTATTTGGAAGGTTCTGACCAACATCGGGGCTGGTTTCAGTCTTCTTTGTTGACTTCTGTGGCGGTGCACGACCAGGCTCCCTACAAGGCTGTCCTCACCCATGGGTTCGTCTTGGATGAAAAGGGACAAAAGATGAGTAAGTCCTTGGGCAATGTGATTGACCCTATGGTCATCATTAACGGTGGTAAGGATAAGAAGCAAGAGCCTGCCTACGGTGCGGATGTCCTGCGTTTGTGGGTAGCTAGTGTGGATTACACTAGTGATGTACCGATCGGTAAAACTATTCTTGCCCAGATTGCGGATGTCAGTCGCAAGATTAGGAATACGGCACGGTTTTTGCTATCTAATCTCTATGATTTTCAACCGCAGCAAGATAGTGTGAAGTATGAGGAGCTGGAGGAAATCGATCGGTATCTCCTCCATGTCATCTATACAGTAGGACAAGAAATCACCCATGCCTTCGACAGTTTTCAGTTTTATCGCTTCTTCCAGACGATGCAGAATTTCTGTACGGTGGATTTATCTAGTTTCTATCTGGATGTGGCAAAGGACCGTTTGTATATTCGTGCGCCCAAGTCCCGTCTGCGTCGTGCTTGTCAAACTGTCCTAGCAGCAGCCCTGGAATTAGTGACAAAGGGAATTGCCCCTGTCCTATGTCATACCGCAGAAGATATTTGGCAGTATTATCCTTACCCTACTCCCACTAAGTCTGTCTTTCAAAGTGGTTGGTATGAGTTTCCGTCTGCCTGGTGTAATCCAGAGTTAAACGATCGGTGGACAAAGCTGCTCCATGTGCGGGGAGAGGTGAACAAGGTTTTGGAGGTGGCGCGCAATGAAAAGATGATTGGCTCTTCTTTGGAAGCAAAGGTGCTCCTGCAGGTACAGGATGAGGGATTGAAAGCAATTCTATCTAGCGTGGCAGAGGATTTGCGTTATCTGTTCATTACTTCCCAGGTGTATTTGGTGGAGGAAATGCCCCCTGTTCCCCATCAGTTGACCACAGAGGAGTTGACGATCGGTGTGGATCACGCGGAAGGGCAAAAGTGCGCCCGCTGCTGGAACTATTCTGTAAAGGTTGGTACGTTCCCTGAACATCCCACTCTCTGTGAACGCTGTGTGGAAGCCCTAGAGGCGCTACAATAG
- a CDS encoding ABC transporter ATP-binding protein: MLLDVQNLAIAFDGKTVVQDLSFSLDRGESLGIVGESGSGKSATALAIMGLLPANGKVVAGSIELDGTNLLTAKENYRGKRIGMIFQEPMSSLNPLFTCGYQIREAILQHQNVTARQAEEQVISLLQEVQLPASFAKRYPHQISGGQVQRVMIAMALAGNPDLLIADEPTTALDVTVQATILELLNNLRRSRSMSLIFISHDLGVVKQVSDKLVVMYRGRCVESGTTQEVFNKPRHPYTRGLLACRPRPHLRLLYLPTVQDYMTETADGKIIPKIPDNPLLGVPAPAYEMPAGIAPLLQVEGLSVSYIKQTYALEDVGFEVFPGETLGIVGESGSGKTTLARAIVGLISPQRGKIIFQNQLLGKSRPRSVRRQMQMVFQDPVGSLNPKMTIGAALEEPLIIHGVYRTREERRGAVVELLRKVGLDADAMSRYPHAFSGGQKQRISIARALILRPSLVIADEAVSALDVSVQAQVLNLLKSLQKEFQLTYIFISHDLSVVKFMSDRMVVMCGGRIVEQGLADQIYQQPQAEYTRQLLRSIPA, from the coding sequence ATGCTTCTAGACGTACAAAATCTTGCCATTGCCTTTGATGGCAAAACAGTTGTCCAGGATTTGTCTTTCAGCCTCGATCGGGGGGAATCCCTGGGAATTGTGGGGGAATCGGGGTCTGGTAAGTCCGCAACAGCACTAGCAATTATGGGACTGCTGCCAGCTAATGGAAAAGTAGTGGCAGGTAGCATAGAGTTGGATGGGACCAATCTTTTGACCGCCAAGGAAAACTATCGGGGCAAGAGAATCGGGATGATCTTTCAAGAGCCAATGAGTTCTCTCAATCCCCTATTTACTTGTGGTTATCAGATTAGAGAGGCAATTTTACAGCACCAAAATGTAACTGCTAGACAGGCAGAAGAGCAGGTAATTTCTCTCTTACAAGAAGTGCAGTTGCCTGCTAGTTTTGCTAAACGTTATCCTCACCAGATTTCTGGTGGTCAAGTACAGCGAGTGATGATTGCCATGGCTTTGGCGGGTAATCCTGACCTCTTGATTGCCGATGAACCCACTACTGCCTTGGATGTGACTGTGCAAGCAACGATCTTGGAATTGCTGAATAATCTACGCCGTTCCCGATCGATGTCTTTGATCTTCATTAGCCATGACCTGGGTGTGGTGAAACAAGTGAGTGATAAATTGGTGGTTATGTACCGCGGTCGTTGTGTAGAGAGTGGCACAACCCAAGAAGTGTTTAATAAACCTCGCCATCCTTACACTAGGGGTCTGCTCGCCTGTCGTCCCCGTCCCCATCTGCGTCTTCTGTATTTACCAACTGTGCAGGACTATATGACAGAAACAGCCGACGGCAAAATTATTCCCAAAATACCCGATAATCCTTTGCTCGGTGTGCCTGCGCCTGCCTATGAGATGCCAGCAGGAATTGCTCCCCTCCTGCAGGTGGAAGGACTGAGTGTTAGTTACATAAAACAAACCTATGCTCTGGAAGATGTGGGCTTTGAGGTTTTCCCTGGGGAAACTCTGGGGATTGTAGGGGAATCAGGCAGCGGTAAGACAACTCTAGCAAGGGCGATCGTCGGTCTTATTTCTCCCCAACGGGGCAAGATCATTTTTCAAAATCAGCTACTAGGTAAATCCAGACCCCGATCGGTAAGAAGACAGATGCAGATGGTCTTTCAAGACCCGGTGGGTTCCCTCAATCCCAAAATGACGATCGGGGCTGCCCTGGAAGAACCCTTAATCATCCATGGTGTTTATCGCACAAGGGAGGAAAGAAGAGGAGCAGTAGTTGAATTATTACGCAAGGTAGGACTAGATGCAGACGCTATGTCCCGCTATCCCCATGCCTTTTCAGGGGGACAGAAACAACGGATTTCCATCGCCAGGGCTTTGATTCTCCGCCCAAGCTTGGTCATTGCTGATGAGGCTGTTTCGGCGCTGGATGTATCAGTGCAAGCCCAAGTCCTGAATCTGTTAAAGTCTCTGCAAAAAGAATTCCAGCTCACCTATATTTTCATCTCCCATGATTTGAGTGTGGTGAAATTCATGAGCGATCGGATGGTGGTTATGTGCGGCGGCAGGATTGTAGAACAGGGCTTAGCTGACCAAATCTATCAACAACCCCAAGCGGAATATACCCGCCAGCTACTCCGATCGATTCCTGCCTAA
- a CDS encoding DUF3450 domain-containing protein, protein MTPETEQRIIDTLDRLVRTVDQLTARVDNLTTRVDQLTAEVSSQRQELETQRAELRVQEERLTRVEDRLTRVETDLGELINEVRRWNERIETYQKGSDKLVNLASSLIVGACVAIIAGVVLAIVRGM, encoded by the coding sequence ATGACCCCTGAAACAGAGCAGAGGATTATAGATACCCTCGATCGGTTGGTTCGCACGGTCGACCAATTGACAGCAAGAGTTGACAATCTAACTACGAGAGTTGACCAACTAACTGCAGAAGTTAGTTCCCAACGCCAGGAGTTAGAAACTCAGCGGGCGGAATTACGAGTGCAGGAAGAACGCTTGACGCGCGTGGAAGATAGACTAACCCGTGTAGAAACTGACCTAGGGGAATTGATTAATGAAGTAAGGAGGTGGAACGAGCGTATAGAAACATACCAGAAGGGCTCAGACAAACTAGTGAATTTAGCCTCCAGTCTGATTGTGGGTGCTTGTGTAGCAATTATTGCAGGCGTCGTATTGGCGATCGTAAGAGGGATGTAG
- a CDS encoding (2Fe-2S) ferredoxin domain-containing protein: MKAETTTVTYQGKFLGFTTLDGYKLKYFRLLTDKGEYIIKIPKEERLHYYKTLQVGDDVVTTVTECFDWKKGITKRKAIEIDKQQTTTADTEDRKTKVAIKVLVCQECKGSNQLIGELQRQLGTAVTIKPTGCMKRCKTGPNATVMPLKQSFTNVQDVTPIVNLINESLQ, from the coding sequence ATGAAGGCAGAGACAACCACAGTTACTTATCAGGGGAAGTTTTTGGGGTTCACAACCCTCGATGGTTACAAACTGAAATACTTTCGCTTACTAACAGACAAGGGTGAATACATTATTAAAATTCCCAAGGAAGAGCGACTGCACTACTACAAGACCTTGCAGGTGGGTGATGATGTGGTTACCACTGTCACGGAATGTTTTGATTGGAAGAAGGGGATCACAAAGAGGAAAGCGATCGAGATTGACAAACAGCAAACTACTACAGCTGACACGGAAGACAGGAAAACAAAGGTAGCTATCAAAGTATTAGTGTGTCAGGAATGCAAGGGCAGCAATCAATTGATAGGAGAACTGCAAAGACAGCTAGGGACTGCAGTGACAATCAAGCCGACCGGCTGTATGAAACGATGTAAAACTGGTCCCAATGCAACAGTTATGCCCCTTAAGCAGTCATTTACTAATGTGCAAGATGTCACACCGATCGTCAACCTTATCAACGAAAGTTTACAGTAG
- the cysS gene encoding cysteine--tRNA ligase — MSLRLFNSLTRQKEEFVPLEPGKVKMYVCGVTVYDFCHLGHARAYVVWDVVRRYLEFSGYQVCYVQNITDIDDKIIKRAQTEGVVRRGSRAVDFTEITDRYIQAYNEDMAKLNIKPADRYPRATEHIPQMIELIQSLIEKDIAYEAGGDVYYAVQKFPSYGKLSHRTLDSMQAGASGRVEDEPLKRYPFDFALWKLAKPGEPFWESPWGKGRPGWHIECSAMVKSCLGETIDIHAGGADLQFPHHENEIAQSEAATGAPLAKYWMHNGFVNISGEKMSKSLGNFKTIRSLLEYYHPMALRLFILQAHYRQPIDFTEEAIASASKSWQLLAGGLTFADDFPTLVDEEDQPLNQTYLAEFQSAMDDDFNTPMALSVVFDLAKTLKKERNLVTHGSQPHYDQKELKSIWQTFYTLCDVLGLAPPPQIRDYIPPQQPTSASFVEPIDKHKQLGITEETIEQLIAQRREAKKQKNYQEADRIRNELREKGIELIDLPGGVTKWKYKD; from the coding sequence GTGAGTCTACGTTTATTCAATAGTCTGACAAGGCAGAAGGAGGAATTTGTCCCCCTAGAGCCGGGGAAGGTGAAGATGTATGTCTGCGGGGTAACGGTGTATGACTTTTGCCATCTTGGTCATGCCCGTGCCTATGTAGTTTGGGATGTTGTAAGGAGGTACTTGGAGTTTTCCGGTTATCAGGTCTGCTATGTGCAAAACATTACTGACATAGATGACAAAATTATTAAGCGAGCACAGACAGAAGGAGTCGTTCGGCGAGGCTCACGAGCCGTGGATTTTACAGAGATAACCGATCGTTACATCCAAGCCTACAACGAGGACATGGCAAAGTTAAACATAAAGCCTGCCGATCGTTATCCCCGTGCCACAGAACATATACCCCAGATGATCGAGCTGATTCAGTCTCTTATAGAAAAAGACATTGCCTACGAAGCTGGTGGAGATGTCTATTATGCAGTCCAGAAATTCCCTAGCTATGGCAAGTTATCCCATCGCACATTGGACAGTATGCAAGCTGGTGCTAGTGGCAGAGTGGAGGATGAGCCTCTGAAACGTTACCCCTTCGATTTCGCCCTCTGGAAATTAGCTAAACCTGGTGAACCTTTTTGGGAGTCTCCCTGGGGCAAAGGTAGACCGGGCTGGCATATCGAGTGCTCAGCTATGGTAAAGAGCTGTTTAGGAGAAACGATCGATATTCACGCAGGGGGAGCAGACTTACAATTTCCCCACCACGAAAACGAAATTGCTCAATCGGAGGCAGCTACAGGTGCTCCCCTGGCTAAATACTGGATGCACAACGGTTTTGTCAACATCAGTGGCGAAAAGATGTCCAAATCCCTAGGCAACTTCAAAACTATCCGCTCCCTGCTGGAATACTATCATCCCATGGCTTTGCGGTTGTTCATCTTGCAGGCCCACTACAGACAACCGATCGATTTCACGGAAGAAGCGATAGCTAGTGCGAGTAAGTCCTGGCAGTTGTTGGCAGGGGGGCTAACCTTTGCCGATGATTTTCCTACGTTAGTGGACGAAGAAGACCAACCACTTAATCAGACTTACTTAGCAGAATTTCAATCGGCTATGGATGATGACTTCAACACACCAATGGCACTATCTGTTGTCTTTGACTTGGCTAAGACCTTGAAGAAAGAGAGAAACCTAGTCACCCATGGTAGCCAACCGCACTATGACCAGAAGGAGCTGAAATCAATTTGGCAGACGTTTTATACTCTCTGTGATGTCCTTGGTCTGGCACCGCCCCCTCAGATCAGAGACTACATACCACCCCAGCAACCGACTTCGGCCAGCTTCGTTGAGCCGATTGATAAGCACAAACAGCTAGGAATTACAGAAGAAACGATCGAACAATTGATTGCCCAGCGCAGAGAAGCGAAAAAACAGAAAAATTATCAGGAAGCTGATCGAATTAGAAATGAGCTACGGGAGAAGGGAATTGAGCTGATCGACCTACCCGGGGGAGTGACGAAGTGGAAATACAAAGACTAG
- the tyrS gene encoding tyrosine--tRNA ligase, translating to MLSVGEIDRLLQHGVAEIFPSSGTQELRDRLAHPDRPLRVKLGIDPTRPDLHLGHAVVLNKMRQFQNAGHTAVLIIGDFTAQIGDPTGKSEMRPRLSKEEVEYNAKTYFEQASRILDFTTPGRLEVRFNSEWLASLDLSVVINLLASMTVGQMLAKEDFGERYRQGTPIYLHEFLYPLLQGYDSVVVQSDIELGGTDQKFNILVGRDLQTKNGQGGQFGLLLPLLVGLDGEKKMSKSADNYVGLTEDPLSMYSKLEKVPDHLVDSYFELLTDIDPHTLPPDPRQKQKRLALEIVSIYHGRDRALQAQQDAEKIVLQGSTANLESVPEFSLGDLKFPMPLFYLLKATGLCKSNNEAHNQIGNGAVRIDGEKMTDPHYTWQTPEELANKVLQVGRKKFLKLVP from the coding sequence ATGCTAAGTGTAGGGGAAATTGATAGACTTTTACAACACGGAGTGGCAGAGATTTTTCCTAGCAGTGGCACCCAGGAATTAAGGGATCGTCTTGCCCATCCCGATCGTCCTTTACGCGTCAAGTTAGGAATTGACCCAACAAGACCAGATTTACATCTAGGGCATGCGGTGGTACTCAACAAGATGCGGCAATTTCAGAATGCAGGTCACACAGCAGTTTTGATTATTGGTGATTTTACTGCCCAGATTGGCGACCCCACAGGCAAGTCAGAAATGCGTCCGCGGTTGAGCAAAGAAGAGGTGGAATATAACGCTAAGACTTATTTTGAACAGGCAAGTAGGATTTTGGATTTTACTACTCCAGGCAGGTTAGAAGTCAGATTTAACAGCGAGTGGTTAGCCAGTCTTGACCTGTCGGTTGTGATTAATCTTTTAGCGAGTATGACAGTAGGACAGATGCTAGCGAAAGAAGATTTTGGGGAAAGATATAGACAGGGTACACCTATTTATCTCCATGAATTTCTTTATCCTTTGTTACAGGGGTATGATTCTGTTGTTGTGCAGTCGGACATTGAATTGGGGGGAACAGACCAGAAATTTAACATTTTAGTGGGTAGAGATTTGCAGACTAAGAATGGTCAGGGGGGGCAGTTTGGGCTGCTGTTGCCTTTGTTAGTGGGGTTAGATGGGGAAAAGAAGATGTCCAAATCGGCAGATAACTATGTCGGTTTGACGGAAGACCCCCTCTCTATGTATTCCAAGTTGGAGAAAGTCCCCGATCACTTGGTGGACAGCTACTTTGAGTTATTGACAGATATTGACCCCCACACTCTTCCCCCTGACCCCAGGCAGAAACAAAAACGCTTGGCATTGGAAATTGTCAGTATCTACCACGGACGCGATCGGGCTTTGCAGGCACAGCAGGATGCGGAAAAAATTGTCCTACAAGGTAGCACAGCTAATTTAGAGTCTGTACCTGAGTTTTCTCTGGGAGACCTCAAATTCCCTATGCCTCTGTTCTACCTTTTGAAAGCTACGGGTTTATGTAAGAGCAACAATGAAGCTCACAATCAAATAGGTAACGGTGCAGTTAGAATAGACGGAGAGAAAATGACTGACCCCCACTATACCTGGCAAACACCAGAGGAATTAGCTAATAAAGTTCTGCAGGTAGGAAGGAAGAAGTTCCTAAAGCTAGTACCCTAG